TTCCAGTTTTGCAGCCAGTTCCGGATTTGCTTTCGCCCATGCAGCTTTCTTTGCATATTTTTCAGCAACGATCTTTTTCAGTTCTTCTGTTCTTTTTGCATACAGTTCGGCTACTTCCGGGAATATAACGAACGGGTTAGTAGGATCACCACCCAGATTTTTGATTGTATTTACGTAAGCGTCGCCACCGAGCGGAGCACCGTGAGTAGCACAGTTGGCTTCATAGCTGCTGCCGTCTGCCTTGCGAGCGCCTTTACCCATTACAGTCTTACCGATAATTAGTGTCGGGCGTTCCTTTTCCGCCTGTGCTTCCTTGATTGCCGCACGGATTTCGTCAGGATCGTTACCGTTTATGCTGATTACTTTCCATCCCCATGCTTCATATTTCATGGCTGTGTCTTCAACGGTCACATCTTTTGTTTCAGTAGAAAGCTGAATGTCGTTGGAGTCATAGAACATAATCAGGTTGTCCAGTCCCAAAGCACCGGCAATACGTCCGGAACCTTGAGAAATTTCTTCCTGGATACCACCGTCGGAGATGTAAGCATAGATTGTCTGGTTCATCACCTCGTCGAAACGGGCTTTCAAGAATTTGGCAGCAATAGCAGCACCTACAGCGAAAGTATGTCCCTGTCCCAGCGGACCGGAAGTATTTTCGATGCCACGCATGATGTCCACTTCAGGGTGTCCCGGAGTAGGGCTTCCCCATTGACGGAATTCTTTCAGCTCGTCCAGCGTGAATTTTCCTGTCAATGCCAACGTAGAATAAAGCATTGGAGACATGTGCCCCGGGTCGAGGAAAAAGCGGTCACGTCCTTCCCAACGGGGATTCTCGGGGTCGTATACTAGAAACTCAGAAAAGAGTACATTTACAAAGTCAGCACCACCCATGGCGCCCCCCGGGTGACCGGAATTGGCTTTTTCAACCATTGAAGCAGCAAGAATACGGATATTATCCGCTGCACGATTCATAAGTTTGTTATCGTTCATATCATTAAAATTTAATTGATTTCTGTCAGATTGCTGGCAAAGATAACTCTTTATGTGGATTTAACAATCCAAAAGTGCCATCTTTTTTATTACCATTTTAACACTCTTCTTGTTTGTAATACAATAAGTAACAGCCCTTGAATTACTGTAACTCTAAAGTAACAATAGACTTAGCGGGAAGTTTTACCTTCATTGTACCTTTATTGATTTTTACCTCTTTGAAAGGTGCCGGTTTTACAATATCAGGATTCTCAAAAGAATTGTAATCGGTCAGTTTGGCTGAGGTCAGGATTTCTCCGACAGCTTTTTTCGATTTTGTATCCCCGAGGTTGACGGTTATTTCCTGTGCTTCGTCAGCGTTCACATTCGAGAGGGAAATATGGATAACTCCGTTTTTGTCTTTTGATGCGGTTGCGCTCACCATAGGCACAGTGCGGTTGTCGCGTACGTTCATCTTTTCACAGTTCAGCTCGATTGGGAGATAAGTGGCATCTTGGTGTACTTTGTACATTTTGAAGACGTAATAAGTAGGAGTGAGCACCATCTCTTTGTCTTTTGTCAGAATCATGGATTGGAGTACGTTGACTATCTGTGCGATGTTTGCCATCTTCAGGCGGTCAGTGTATTTGTGGAATACGTCAAGGCTCAGAGAGGCAACGAAAGCGTCACGTAGTGTGTTTTGCTGATAAAGGTGTCCGCGGATAGTTCCCGGTTCTTCATCCCACCAAGTTCCCCATTCGTCAAGCAAGAGGGCGATTTTCTTGTCCTTATCATATTTGTCCATGATGGCGCAATGTTTCTTTAGCACGTCTTCCACCTCAAGGCATTTGCCCATTGTCCAGTAATAATCGTCCTTATTGAACTGGGTTGCGGATGTTTTACTGCCGCTCCATCCCGTTACTGTATAGTAGTGCAGGGAAAGACCTTCCATACGATGTCCTATGCGGTTCATCAATACATCTGTCCAGTTGTAATCATAGTCACTGGCGCCACTGGCGATTTTGAACAGACGGTTGCCGTCATAGTTACGGCAATAGGTGGAATAACGACGGTATAAATCTGCGTAATATTCCGGACGCATGCTGCCACCGCATCCCCAGCTTTCATTACCTACACCGAGGTATTTTACTTTCCATGCTTTGTCGCGACCATTCTTACGGCGAAGGTTGGCCATAGGAGAGTCTCCGTCAGAAGTCATATATTCCACCCATTTGGCAAGCTCTTCCACTGTGCCGCTACCTACATTTCCACTCACGTATGGTTCGCATCCCAGCATTTCGCAAAGATTCAAAAACTCGTGCGTTCCGAAACTGTTGTCTTCAATGGTACCGCCCCAGTTGTTGTTCACCATCTTCGGACGGTTCTCTTTCGGACCAATGCCGTCCATCCAGTGGTATTCATCGGCAAAGCATCCGCCCGGCCAGCGAAGAACGGGAACGGACAAGTCTTTCAGTGCATTGAATACATCTGTGCGATATCCTTTGATATTAGGAATATCCGAGTTTTCGCCTACCCAAAGACCACCATAGATGCATGAACCTAGGTGTTCGGCAAACTGGCCGTAGATTTCTTTCGGGATGATTTCTTTGCCTTGATCGGCGTGTACGGTGATGGTAGCACTCTTCTGTGCGGAAAGAGATACCGATGCTGCCAGAAAGACCGTGCTGGCTAATAGTTTTGCTTTCATAAATGGTATTTGTTTAAATGATTATATAGATGTTTGATTTACAGTGATGATAAACGTTGATTATTTGAGCAGGCGTACCTCATAAATGGCAGGCGTCCACTCTGTTCCGTCAGGGGTGAAGCGTATCGGGCAACTTCCGGATTTCAGTTTTTGTGGCAGAAGCCAGGAGAGGGTAATAAATCCGTCTTTATCCGCTTCGCTTATGGTAGGATTGACTGCCAGTTTATTATTATTCAATAGAATGGCTACTTTGTTACGGTCATTCTTCTGTATGGTAATTCTAATCCGGCCTGCTTCTTCTTTTACTTTCAGGTTATAGCTGAACCAACCTTTGGCACGGCGGAAATGGCGGTCTTTATTTGTACCGGTTTCTGCCTGTTCGTATTGGATTCCGTGGTCGGATTCCGGTTGCTGTTCACCGGGAAAAATCAGGTCGACGGTTTGGTTTGCTAATTCTGTTGCTTTTCTTTCGGCTGTTGCCATTTCTTTCTGGATGATTTTGAATTGTTCTTCGTTTGCCTGACGGAAGTAAATAGCGTATCGGGCATTGTGCAAACGGAAGAACGGGATAAGTTCCAATGTTTTGTTTTGTGCAGGATATACGTTCCCGTCGAAGGTGAATATTAATTGGTTACCGTCCTTTTTGTGAAGGGAATTACGGATTGATTCGGGATTTCCAATCAACATCGGCACTTCCTGCAAAGGAATTTGTTTACCATGGGCGATATGTCCGCCACGGCTGTCGTCTGCGTACAAACCGTCGAGATGTCCGGTGCCCGTAGAAGCCGCAAGGACGATAGGACCGTATAAGAAAGCGCAATAGTCTTTCTTGTCAGGTATCTGCTCAAGGCTGACTTTCATTGGAAGATTAAAGGTAATTACATCTCCTTTTTTCCATTTACGGTGGAGAGTCAGATAATTGCTGTTTTCTTCGACGATAGACGCTTCGCTTTTACCATTGATTTTCACATTGTATTCTTTACTGTGTTCAGCCCATTGAGGTTGGCGTATTTTCAAAGTGACCCCTTTCTTCGGTGCTTTATCAATGCGTAATGTCACTTTTCCGTCATCGGGGAAATGGGTTTCTTGTGTCAAAGTAACTCCCTTTTCTTTCCAGGTCAGTTGTGACGGGATGAATAGGTTGACGTATAGCGTATCTTTTTGATGCGCATAAATAAATTCACCGTACTTGGTGTGATTTTCCAGTCCTGAACCGACGCAGCACCACATGGATGTCTCCGGTTGTGAGTAAACCCGGTAATGTCCGGGACGCATGGGAGTGAAATAGACAAAACCACCTTTCTCCGGTTCTTGTGACGCTAAAATATGATTATAGAGTGCACGCTCGTAATAGTCGGCGAAATTCGTTTCGGGAGAATCCTGATAAAGCATTTTGGTAAGCCGGAGCATATTATAGGTATTGCAAGTCTCCGGTCCTTGAACATCGTTCAGCATGGACGTGAAGTTATCCGACGGATGGAAGTGCTCGCGTACACTATTTCCACCGATACAGACAGAACGGTGATTGACTACCGTGTTCCAGAAAAAACGGGCGGCATGATCCCACTCTGCAGCATGATTCCAGTTCTTGTCGTCTTGTGAAAGTTCGGCTATCCGTTTGTACCCGATGACTTTCGGTATTTGTGTATTGGCGTGCATGCCTGTCAGTTTGTCTTCCTCTTTGATAAGCGGATCTAAGATAAACTTGTGAGAGAAACGGCGTGCTAGTTCCAGATACTTCTTGTCGCCTGTGATTTCGGCCACATCGGCGAAAGTCTCGTTTAATCCGCCATGTTCGCTACGAAGCATATCTTGTATTTGTTCATCGCTCAAGTCGGAAGTAATGTCAATCATCCAGTCGGTAAAATCAACCAGCATTTGTCGAGCGAGATCGCTTCCTGCATAAAGATAAGCGTCCCGCAGTCCGGCATAAGTCTTGTGTATGTTGTAGAGAGGTACCCATTTGCCGTTAAGGTCGAAACCACCGGCACGGATATTTCCTGCTTTAATATCTTTCCATAGTTGGAGACTGCCTGGAGTGCCGCCGATAAATCCTGT
The Bacteroides caecimuris DNA segment above includes these coding regions:
- a CDS encoding alpha-N-arabinofuranosidase, whose protein sequence is MKAKLLASTVFLAASVSLSAQKSATITVHADQGKEIIPKEIYGQFAEHLGSCIYGGLWVGENSDIPNIKGYRTDVFNALKDLSVPVLRWPGGCFADEYHWMDGIGPKENRPKMVNNNWGGTIEDNSFGTHEFLNLCEMLGCEPYVSGNVGSGTVEELAKWVEYMTSDGDSPMANLRRKNGRDKAWKVKYLGVGNESWGCGGSMRPEYYADLYRRYSTYCRNYDGNRLFKIASGASDYDYNWTDVLMNRIGHRMEGLSLHYYTVTGWSGSKTSATQFNKDDYYWTMGKCLEVEDVLKKHCAIMDKYDKDKKIALLLDEWGTWWDEEPGTIRGHLYQQNTLRDAFVASLSLDVFHKYTDRLKMANIAQIVNVLQSMILTKDKEMVLTPTYYVFKMYKVHQDATYLPIELNCEKMNVRDNRTVPMVSATASKDKNGVIHISLSNVNADEAQEITVNLGDTKSKKAVGEILTSAKLTDYNSFENPDIVKPAPFKEVKINKGTMKVKLPAKSIVTLELQ
- a CDS encoding glycoside hydrolase family 127 protein, encoding MKTTSFILALLLSVSLGKAQNRQQVSYFPLQDVKLLNSPFLQAQQTDLHYILSMNPDRLLAPFLREAGLTSKVPSYTNWENTGLDGHIGGHYLSALSMMYAATGDTAVYNRLNYMLNELHRAQQAVGTGFIGGTPGSLQLWKDIKAGNIRAGGFDLNGKWVPLYNIHKTYAGLRDAYLYAGSDLARQMLVDFTDWMIDITSDLSDEQIQDMLRSEHGGLNETFADVAEITGDKKYLELARRFSHKFILDPLIKEEDKLTGMHANTQIPKVIGYKRIAELSQDDKNWNHAAEWDHAARFFWNTVVNHRSVCIGGNSVREHFHPSDNFTSMLNDVQGPETCNTYNMLRLTKMLYQDSPETNFADYYERALYNHILASQEPEKGGFVYFTPMRPGHYRVYSQPETSMWCCVGSGLENHTKYGEFIYAHQKDTLYVNLFIPSQLTWKEKGVTLTQETHFPDDGKVTLRIDKAPKKGVTLKIRQPQWAEHSKEYNVKINGKSEASIVEENSNYLTLHRKWKKGDVITFNLPMKVSLEQIPDKKDYCAFLYGPIVLAASTGTGHLDGLYADDSRGGHIAHGKQIPLQEVPMLIGNPESIRNSLHKKDGNQLIFTFDGNVYPAQNKTLELIPFFRLHNARYAIYFRQANEEQFKIIQKEMATAERKATELANQTVDLIFPGEQQPESDHGIQYEQAETGTNKDRHFRRAKGWFSYNLKVKEEAGRIRITIQKNDRNKVAILLNNNKLAVNPTISEADKDGFITLSWLLPQKLKSGSCPIRFTPDGTEWTPAIYEVRLLK